The window GAACGTCGTGGTGCCGTCGACGTTGGTCGCGGTGATGACGGTCGCCTGGCCGGGAACCAGCGTCGGGTCACCGACGGTGGTTTCGACGTCGGAGTTGTAGTCGGCGTTGGCCGCCGACGCTCCGGCGAGGACGATGAAGCCGGCAATGCCGACTGCGGTCAGAGTTTTCTTGATCATGCGCTGGTACCCCCCACAAGGTCCTAGGCGTGGATTCGGTATTTAGATGAGAGCGACATGAACGTTAGCTGAGTGCCAGCTGAGTCGCCGCTGATGTCATCGTAGCCACACGGCAATCGGATTCCATAACTCAGGAAGTTTCCAGAAAGTAACATTTCCGCTCGGCGTGTCCTCCCTTTGGGGGACAAATTGGGTCGCCACGTCCGGAATTCCGCGGCTCTGGGAACCGAAGAAGATTTTCCTGCCGTTCACCCCAGCGAAGCCCCGATGAGGCCGATCGCGACAGCGGCGGTGTTGAACACGGCGTGAAGCAGGATGGCGCCCCAGATTCGCCCGGTGAGCAACACGATCCCTGCGGCGATGAACCCGAGCATCGCCAAAGACGTGATGTCCGTCGGGTCGGTTCCCGCCGTGACGGCATGGAGCAGGATGAACAGCCCGGTCGACACCAGCGCCGCCACTGCACCCGCGGCCACGTACCCCACAGGTCGACGGAGGAGGGTGAACACCGACACGAGCAGGATGCCGCGGAAGAACAGCTCCTCGACGACGGGTGCGACGAAGATCCCACCGAAGGCGTCGACGATCCACCACTCCGCCGGCGGCAACCCGCCGAGGGTCGTGAATGAAGGGAACTCGCCCCCGGTGATGACGCCCCTCACGAGGCAGAGGGCGACACCAAGCCCCACCCCCCAGAGCAGATCCGTAGGACGAAACCGCAGCAGGCCCGCTGGTCGAGATCGGGTGAATCCCCACACGATCGGCGCCATCATCCCGCCGACGACGACCACGGTCGCGAAGACGGATGCCGCCGGACCCGGCCAGGCAGCGCTGACCGCGGCCCCGAGAAGGACACCGAGCCCCAACGCGACCAGCGAGACGGCGAGAAGCCACTCACGCCACGCCCGCACAGTGCGCCCTCCGAGGCGCCAGTCGGTGCGCGCGCGACGGCCCGACGAGCGGCGTGATTCGGTGATGTTCACGTCGCTAGAGTGATCGAGCACGCGCTCACGTTACTCCGAGGGAAAAGGTCGGCCGGTGTTCGAGATCCTCACGGTGTGCACGGGAAACATCTGCCGATCGCCGCTCGCCGCATCCCTGCTCACCACTCGGCTGGCCCCGCTCGACGTCGTCGTCGGGTCTGCCGGCACACGAGGCCTGAGCGACGCGCCGATGACACCCGAGACCGTGGAACTCGCTCACGCTCTGGGTGTCGCCCCGGACGAGACCGCACGTCACCGCGCGAGATTCCTGCGGGAAACGCATCTCGACTCCCCCGACGTCATCTTCGCGATGACGCGCGATCACCGCCGGGAGATTGTCGAGCTCGCCCCGTCGCGCATGAGGTCGACGTTCACCATTCGCGAGTTCGCGCGTCTTGCCGACTCGTTGACCGACGACCAGCTGCGGGCGTCTGCGGATGCTGGCGGCTCAAGCGCCTCTGCACGCGTGCGGGCGCTGTCCGCCGCGGTTGCATCGCAAAGAGGCCTCGTCCTCCCGCCGGCCGACCCGGCCGACGACGATGTCGTCGACCCCTACGGCCGTTCGTGGCAGACGTACCAGTTGTCGGCCTCGCAGCTCGAGCCCGCGGTGAATTCAACCGTCCGAGCCCTGAAGCTCGCGATTTCGGTGGTCGAGTAGCCGGCGAAGCCGCTCCCCCGGTGGTCGAGTAGGCGCCGCAGGCGCCGTAGCGAGACCCCCGACACCCCCACGAAACACCCCCATGGCAGTATGGTCCGCAAGTTCGGGACACGAGAGGCACCATGGAGCTCATCGACTACATCCGCATTCTGCGGAAAAACTGGCTGATCATCGTGGTCGCGACGCTTCTGGGCATCGGCGCAGCTGCGGTCTTCTCGTTGACGCGCACACCGCTCTACGAAACTCAGAGCACAGTCTTCGTGTCGAGCCAAACCGGCGGCACGATCCAGGAACTGCAGCAGGGATCGACCTTCACGCAGGCACGTGTGACGACCTACACGAACCTCGTCTCCACGCCGATCGTGATGAATCCCGTGATCGCTGAACTGGATCTCGGGATCACCGCGGCGCAGCTGGACGCCCAGGTCGAGGCATCGTCCGCCCTGAACACGACCCTGATCACCATCTCTGTCACCGATGCCGATGCAATCCAGGCAGCCGACATCGCGAACGCTCTGGCATCGAGCCTCACCTCCGCCGTCGAGACGATCGAGACTCCGAACGGGTCGGAGACCAGCCCTGTGCGGCTCACGCGGGTGAAAGACGCTCTGCCACCGCTCGCTCCCTCGAGCCCCAACGTCATGCTGAACCTCGCCCTGGGCGGGCTCGTCGGTCTGGCTCTCGGCATCGGCGCCGCAGTCCTGCGCACCATCCTCGACACGCGGGTGCGCTCGGCTCGCGACGTGGAGCAGGTGACAGACCGACCGTTGATCGGCGCCATTCCGTTCGACGGGCGGGTCAAGGAGCGTCCGCTCATCGTGCACGCCGACCCGCTCAGCCCACGCTCAGAGTCGTTTCGCGCCCTCCGCACGAACCTCCAGTTCCTCGACATGGATGGCCGCTCGAGCTTCGTCATCACCTCGAGCGTGCCGAGCGAAGGAAAGTCGACCACGACGATCAATCTCGCGATCGCGCTGGCTGACGCGGGTAAACGCGTTGCGCTCTTGGACACCGACCTCCGCAAGCCGAAAGTCGCGGAGTACCTCGGCATCGAAGGCGGCGCGGGCTTGACAGACGTTCTGATCAACCGGGTGCGGGTGGGCGATGTGATGCTGCCCTGGGGTGGCCGCAGCCTCTACGTGCTCCCTGCAGGCAAGGTTCCGCCTAACCCGAGTGAACTTCTCGGGTCGGCTCAGATGCACACACTCCTCGAGGTCTTGGAGCGCGACTTCGACGTCGTTCTCTGCGACGCGCCGCCTCTCCTCCCCGTGACGGATGCCGCCATCCTTGCGAAGGCGACGAGCGGCGCCATCCTCATCGTCGCCTCGGGACAGACCAACCGTCACCAACTGAGCGGAGCAGTTGAAGCTCTTCAGACCGTGGGGGCGAAGATCGCGGGTCTCGTGATGACCATGGTGCCCACGCGGGGCCCCGACGCGTACTACTCCTACGGCGCAGGCTACGGCTATGGATACGGCTACTTCCAGGAGCAGCCCACGAAGGGCCGACAGCGAGGCAAGACGACCGGAAAGCGTCGAAGCGGGACGCCAGTCGCCAGTGCCCCGGTACCTGCGAGCCCGATGCGGACCGGTGACCGTCCGGTACCGGCAGATCCCTCCATGAGGCGTCCGGCCGACGCAGGTCGTCCAGCCCAGCGCTGAGCTCGATGGCCCATCGACCTCCGAAGCTGTTCGCTGCGCGCTGGACGGCGGTCGCCCTCGTGGGTGTTCTCGCCGTCGGCGTAGCAATCGTTTCCGCTCTAGCGCTCGCGCAGTCGCGAGGACCGGCGACCGCCGAGTCCAACCCGATCCCGTCATTCTCGCTCGGTGTGCAGACGGCCACTCCGACGCCCAGCCCAGAACCCTCGTCCGAGCGCGCTGAACCCTTGCCCAGCGAAGAGCGCTTCCTCGCGGCCGGCAGCGGCGCCTGGTGGCGGGGAACGGCGGGCCGGTGCGGTGAAGCGGAGCCGCTCGTCGAGCGATCCGTGGATGGCGGGCAGACCTGGATCGACGTGACTCCGCGATATCTCGGGATGAGCGAGCTGATGTCGCTGGGCGCTTTCACCTCGACGGAAGCCGAGATGGTCGTCAAGGTGGGGCCAAGCTGCGAAGTGCAAGCCCTGAGGACCTTTACGCAGGGTCAGTTCTGGGAGCCCTATCCCGACGTTCTCGCAGCGTCGCGCTACGTCGACTCTGCCAACTCGGGTGTCGTCGATCTCGGCGACGATTCCATCGCAGCTCCCTGCGAGGAGGCGAGTGGGCTCCGCACCGCAGGCGAAACCATCGCACTTCTCTGCGACGACAGCGCATGGCAGCTTGCGTCATCCACGTGGATCGAGATCCCCAGCGCCGAGCGCGCGACGGCGCTGTGGGTCGAGGGCGAGACGGTGTGGATCGCAGGTGCCGGCTCGGCGTGCGACGGACTATCGGTTTCGCAAGTCGACACCGCCACGCAGGAAGAGACGGTTCTCGCCGCCTGTGTCGCGAGCGCTCTCGATTCGCCGGCTGCGATCACGGTCGTCGACGATCGCCCCGTGCTGTGGGTCGGCGACGACGTCAGCGTCGTCGGCTGACGCCCGACTCAAGTGCTGACACAGCCGTAACCAGCCGTTCACACGTGTCTTGCTATGGTCCTTTCGGGGATAACGCTTTTTCTGGGGAGAGAGGGATCAGTGACGTGCCGCGTCGTCGGGCACACGGCCGACCACGTCACTCCATATGAACGCGACGCACACACCCATCAGAAGTGTCGGTCTCTCCACGACCGAAGCCGGTTCGTCGGGTCGAACCGCACCCCCGCAGGCCTCGTGGCGAAAGCAGTATGCGCGACGCCTCTGGTTCAGCGACCTCTTCGTCCTGGTCTGGTCCGTCTA of the Microbacterium invictum genome contains:
- a CDS encoding CPBP family intramembrane glutamic endopeptidase, whose protein sequence is MLDHSSDVNITESRRSSGRRARTDWRLGGRTVRAWREWLLAVSLVALGLGVLLGAAVSAAWPGPAASVFATVVVVGGMMAPIVWGFTRSRPAGLLRFRPTDLLWGVGLGVALCLVRGVITGGEFPSFTTLGGLPPAEWWIVDAFGGIFVAPVVEELFFRGILLVSVFTLLRRPVGYVAAGAVAALVSTGLFILLHAVTAGTDPTDITSLAMLGFIAAGIVLLTGRIWGAILLHAVFNTAAVAIGLIGASLG
- a CDS encoding low molecular weight phosphatase family protein, translating into MFEILTVCTGNICRSPLAASLLTTRLAPLDVVVGSAGTRGLSDAPMTPETVELAHALGVAPDETARHRARFLRETHLDSPDVIFAMTRDHRREIVELAPSRMRSTFTIREFARLADSLTDDQLRASADAGGSSASARVRALSAAVASQRGLVLPPADPADDDVVDPYGRSWQTYQLSASQLEPAVNSTVRALKLAISVVE
- a CDS encoding polysaccharide biosynthesis tyrosine autokinase, with amino-acid sequence MELIDYIRILRKNWLIIVVATLLGIGAAAVFSLTRTPLYETQSTVFVSSQTGGTIQELQQGSTFTQARVTTYTNLVSTPIVMNPVIAELDLGITAAQLDAQVEASSALNTTLITISVTDADAIQAADIANALASSLTSAVETIETPNGSETSPVRLTRVKDALPPLAPSSPNVMLNLALGGLVGLALGIGAAVLRTILDTRVRSARDVEQVTDRPLIGAIPFDGRVKERPLIVHADPLSPRSESFRALRTNLQFLDMDGRSSFVITSSVPSEGKSTTTINLAIALADAGKRVALLDTDLRKPKVAEYLGIEGGAGLTDVLINRVRVGDVMLPWGGRSLYVLPAGKVPPNPSELLGSAQMHTLLEVLERDFDVVLCDAPPLLPVTDAAILAKATSGAILIVASGQTNRHQLSGAVEALQTVGAKIAGLVMTMVPTRGPDAYYSYGAGYGYGYGYFQEQPTKGRQRGKTTGKRRSGTPVASAPVPASPMRTGDRPVPADPSMRRPADAGRPAQR